A window of Nicotiana sylvestris chromosome 8, ASM39365v2, whole genome shotgun sequence genomic DNA:
TACTACTAAAATATCTATAGTAaagcgctcccacttccactctaatATCTATAGCCCCTGAGTCAAACCACCTAATTTCTGATGTTCATACTTCACTTGGTGGCAATTCAAACACATTAAAACATGCCCagcgatatctttcttcatcttctATAACCAGAATGCTACTTCAAATCATGACACATCTTTGCAACACATGGGTGAATAGAATATTATGAGCTTTGAGCCTCTTAAAGAATCAATTCCCTCAAACCAACAACATTTGGAACACAAATCCGGCCATGAAGCCGCATAACACCATTATCCCTAATCACAATATTATTTGTTTCACATATCTGCATTGTATCCTTCAACAccaacaaatgaggatcatcaaaaTGGCGAGCCTTGATTCTCTCCAACAAAGATGATTTCTCCACAACAAAAGTAAGGGCCTACAAGGCTCCGAGATATCCAATTTCACAAATTTGTTAgacaaagcctaaacatccataGCCAATTGCCTCTCCACTACGGGTATAAAATCCAAACTACTGATGTTCTCTatctttctactcaaggcataaGCTACCATAGTTACCTTGCTCGAATGATACAAAATGgcgatatcatagtctttcaacaactccttCCATCTTCGCAACCTTAAATTCaaatccttcttcttgaacaaatgTTGGAGACTTTGATTATAAGTGTAGACTTTGCATGACACatcatacaagtagtgcctccaaatctttgaGCGTATGCACAATGGCTACCAAATCCAAATCATGTACAGGATAGTTCTTCGCATGGATCTCAGCCGATGAAATGTGTAGGTAATCAtcctaccatcctacatcaataaTGCACAAGTCTAATATGCAAAGTATCACAATACACAATATTAAGGCCCCCAACTTGTAAAAAACACTAATACTGGAGTTGTAGTTAAAGAACTCTTAAGCTTTTAAAAACTATTCTCACACTCACCAGACCATCTGAAAAGATCACCTTTATGAGTCAACTTTATTAATGGGGCTGCAATAGATAAAAATCCCACCATAAAGCGATGACAGTAGcccaccaaacccaagaaactccagatctccaTATATGAAGTAGGTCAGGGCAAATattgaactacctcaatcttcttaggaacAACCTTGATACAATTAGATACAACATAACCCAAGAATGTAATGGAGTACAACCAGAACTTACACTTCAAAGACTTGGCATAAAGTTGATGATCCTTTAAAGTCTGAAGCATAATCCGCAGGTGCTGCTTATCCTCATCTCTACTGTAAGAGtaaactagaatatcatcaatgaatacaatcacaaaggaatccaagtaaggcttgaacactcggttcatcaaatccatgaaagttgttgGAGCATTAGTTAAaacaaatgacatcaccaagaacctATAATGACCATAACAAGTTCTAAAAGCCCTCTTAGAGACGTTGAATACCCTAATCTTCacctgatggtagccagatctcaaattaATCTTGGCAAACACCTTgtcaccctgaagttgatcaaaaaAAATTATCACTCTGaggtaatggatacttgttcttgatagtaaccttgttcaactactaataatcaatgcatattctcatAGATTCGTCTTTATTTATTACAAAAAATACCGAtgtaccccaaggtgaaacacttgGTCTAATTAATTCtttatcaagcaaatcctgcaattCCTCCTTCCGTTCTTTCAATTTAGCTAGAGCCATACAATACAATGGGGTAGAAATAGATTGGGtacccaaaaccaaatcaaacaaaagtcaatatccctatcaggtgACATGCCCAGTAAATCTGCAGGAAATTCCTCTAGAAACTCCCTTAGAGCCGGTACTAACTCCATAAATAGAACCTCTACACTAGAATCTCGAATGTAAGACAAATATGCTAAGCATCCCTTCTCAATCATACGTCTAGCCTTCAAAAATGAATCCACCCTACTTGTAGAATGACCAAGGGTCTGTCTCCACTCTAATTTCGTCAAGCTTGGCATAGCTAAAGTGTGACAATCCAAGATGGCATGATATGGGGACAACCTCTTGGATCAGGTTTCCAgcccaaccaagcatttaagaacgagaggttgcaaaagaagaaaaccttcactccattaggagaatcctataccagtttgttccacaggttgagacaattgggtatgctgagtccgatcgagTCAAAACTGCCAAAccctcccccgaggaatcttgatcactcagTGAGTTgcaaatattgttctggtgctccggggcacgacacagagaagtgctggcaattgaaaacagctattcaagagctcattgatactaatcggattgaggtccaagcttcggaggcacccaatatcaaccagaatccgttgACGGCCCAtcttgagacaaatatgattgagatagtgcatcggagaggggagcctaagaagccttcacagatcgtcatgatgattcggtccagtgaaatCAGGCCGGTTGAAAAGTCGACAAGTGAGAAATTAGTGATCAAGTTGAGCGGGGCAAACAGTGAACCATCTGCGGTGGTCAAGAAGGGGACCCCAAGTGATATGGCAGTAAAGtaagaaagagcaaaagtggttgtgccaggagtggcgaacaagcctgttgtaattgtggagggtgctcgcacagatccTGTAATTATCAAACCTATCACccaattaccaatagtcaacagcaaggctgtcccatggaattatgaacgagtaacagtgacttacaaggggaaagaagttaaagaagaagtttgtgagacccatggtttaacTCGATCGGGGaaatgctttgcccccgaagagttgagaaaagctaagatctccaaagataacccagtgctgGTGAAAAAagttgtgaccgaggaagaagcagaggaatttttgagaaagatgaaagtgcaggactattccattgtggagcagttgaggaagacaccggctcagatttcactattgtcattattgatccattcagacgagcaccgtcgggctttgatgaagatcctgaatgaggcccacgttcctgacaaaatctcagtaaaccacttagaaaagatagctaacaagatatttgaggtaaaccgatgtcactttttctgatgatgagttgcccgtagaGGGCACTGAGCACAATAGGGCCCTTTATCTTACGGTAAagtgtgaagattctgtggttactcgaGTGTTGATCGACAATGGTTCCAGCGccaacatttgccctctctccacctTAAACAAGTTGAAAGTAGAGGATGAGAGAattcataagaacagtatctgcgttcggggatttgatggcggaggcaaagattcagtcggggacatagttcttgagcttacaatagggctagttgaatttaccatggaattccaagtgctcgaTGTGGccgtttcttacaatctgttgttaggtcgaccctggattcatgctgccaaagcggtcctgtctactctacatcaaatggtcaagtttgaatgggatagacagaaAATTATTGTGCACGGCGAAGACAATTTGTGTGTTCTCAGTGATGCCAttattccgttcatagagtttgaagacgacaaggggccatgggtttatcaggtttttgacacggtatcggtagagaaaattccaaaagggaagtgtgttccaactccaaaggtAGTTGTTGCATCAGgaatggtagccgttgaaatactgaaaaatggttttgtaccgggcaaaggttttggtgcatctctgcaaggtatcgtgcaGCCGGTGTCCCTCCCTAAAAACTTgaatacatttggtttggggttcaagaacacagttgcggacataaaaagaaccaaaaagttgaaacagagggcttGGGTCCTCCCTAAGACCATCCCACagctctccagatcatttgtcaggcctggtaccaagaaacgcccagtaacaacagttcccagttctATGGTTGGTCCTAATAAAGAGTTGATTGAAAAGTTCGAGAAGTTAttcgatgatgtgaacatggtggaagctgaagagggttctagcaaggcggatgtgtaATTTGTTGgacccagtgcaaagattaacaattgggaagctactcctctccctaccaggaaggagtttcggtagtttgctttgattttcttttagtttatctggattattccagggttgtaattcagattctatgttccgtctatttggatgtataaaccttgttatcttttaatttcaatgaaatgcaatttcccttttttccttattcctgatagttttatttttgttttcttttcttccttgtacagttctttttatgctggtttcaataacatgacatgcatgaggaatctttgccccagtcttaaaagtcaatctaattctaaaATAGTAATTCAATAAATAGAGTGTAATGATGAATCGAAATACgacgaggatgaggcctttgaagagattagtaaagaactaagtcattttgaagaaaaacccaagcctaacctgagtgatacagaagcaatcaatttaggggacccagataatatcagagaaactaagataagtgtccatcttgaacctcaactcaaggaggagataattaaagcattacttgagtacaaagacgtctttgcatggtcatatgatgacatgatgggtttaagcactgatttggtggctcacaaattgcccactaacccggcattccctcctatcaagcagaagctgaggaaatttaaaattgatatgagtgtgaagatcaaagaagaggtcaccaagcagtttgatgcaaaagtcattcgggtcactcggtatcccacttggttagacaatgtagtacctgtgccaaagaaggatagcaagaccagggtgtgtattgattaccgtgatctcaacaaggcgagccccaaggacaactttccactgcaaaatatccacattctgattgacaattgcgccaaacatgagattgggtcctttgtggattgctatgcgggctatcatcagattctaatagatgaggaagatgtagataagacagcattcatcacgccataggGACACATACTGCTatagggtcatgcctttcggtttgaaaatgttggggcaacttacataagggcaatgacaaccatattccatgacatgatacacaagaagattgaggtttatgtggatgatgtgatcataaagtctagaaagcagtctaacCATGTCaaggatttgagaaagttcttccaaaggcctCACAAGTACAATCTTAaactcaatcctgcaaaatgcgcattcggtgTGCCATTTGGAAAATTGTTGgtattcatagtcagccgccgaggtattgaattggacccgtcaaagattaaagctatccaagaatttccacctccaaggaataagactgaagtgatgagtctattagggaggttgaattacatcagcaggtttattactcagcttacgacaacttgtgagcctatcttcaaactgttgaagaGAGATGCTACGGTCcagtggacagatgagtgtcaagaagaatTTGATAATATAGAGGggtatttgtcaaaaccacctgtgttggtgccactagaaccggggagacctttgattctgtatttgacggttttagataattcgtttggttgcgtgttgggtcagcatgatatCATCggcaggaaagagcaggccatctattatctcagcaagaagttcacatcttatgaggttaagtacacttacttggaaaggacatgttgcccCCTAACTTGGGTGTCACAGAagctgaagcattatttgtcatcttacactacttaccttatctcTTGTTtagatccattaaagtatatatttcagaagcctatgcccacagggaggctcgtaaagtggcagattttgctcacagaatttgacatcatctatgtgacccggactgcgatgaaagcccaggcattggccgaccatttggctgagaacccagtggatgaagaatatgagcctttgaagacttacttccctaatgaagaggtaatgcacattgatgagttggaacaagttggagagccaggttggaaacttttctttgatggagctgctaacatgaaaggtgttggGATAGGATTTGTAttgatttctgaaacaggacagcactaccctattacggcttagctttgtttctactgtactaacaacatggctgagtacaaggcatgcattttgggcttgaGGTTAGATGcggacatgggtgtccaggaagttttggtcttgggggactcagaccttttggtgcaccagattcaaggggaatgggaaacacgagatttgaaactcataccataccggcaatgtttgcacgatctttgtcaatggtttcgatcagtagagttcaggcatattccaaggatccataatgaagtttctgatgctttggctaccttggcgtcaatgttacatcatccggataaggcttatgttgacccgttgcatattcaggtctatgatcagcatgtttactgtaatgtggtggaagaagaacttgatggtgagccttggtttcatgatatcaaggaatatatcaggatcggggtgtatccagtacaagccacaggtgatcaaaagagaacaattcatcGTTTGGCAAgaggatttttctttagtggaggagtgttgtacaaaagaaccccagatttaggattgttaagatgcatagatgctagacaggccatggctatcatgaccgaagtacattctggagtttgtgagccgcatatgagtgggtatgtgttggcaaagaagatcctccgagcaggtttttattggctcactatggagcgagattgtatcagtttcgtgcgcaagtgtcatcagtgccaagtgcacggagatttgattcattctccaccatctgaattgcacacaatgtctgcaccatggccttttgttgcgtggggcatggatgtcattgggccaattgagccatcaacatcaaatgggcacaggttcattctagtggccatcgattatttcaccaagtgggtagaggctaaaacgttcaagtttgtaaccaagaaagaggtggttgattttgtgcactcaaatattatttgtcggtttgggataccaaaggtgatcattatagacaatggggctaatctcaatagtcaaataatgaaagaggtatgtcagcagttcaagattacacatcgcaatttcACCCCTTACCGCCCCAAGGCAAACGGAtcagttgaggcggccaacaagaatataaagaagatacttcggaaaatggtggaaggttccagtcagtggcatgaaaagttgccttttgcattgttgggttatcgcactactgtttgtactttagtaggggcaactccttatttgatagtatatggcactgaagcagtaatacccgcggaagttgaaatctcgtcccttcggattgtcgctgaggccgaaattgatgacgatgagtgggtcaaaactcgcttgGAATAATTGAGTTTTATtaatgagaaaagattggcagcggtgtgtcatggtcagttgtatcaacagaggatggcaagagcatataacaagaaggtgtgtccacggaagtttgaagtgggtcagcaagtattgaaacatatccttccacatcaggctgaggcaaaaggcaagttcgccccaaattggcaggggccgttcatcgtgacgagagtgttgtccaatagtg
This region includes:
- the LOC138875014 gene encoding uncharacterized protein — its product is MIWGQPLGSGFQPNQAFKNERLQKKKTFTPLGESYTSLFHRLRQLGMLSPIESKLPNPPPRNLDHSVSCKYCSGAPGHDTEKCWQLKTAIQELIDTNRIEVQASEAPNINQNPLTAHLETNMIEIVHRRGEPKKPSQIVMMIRSSEIRPVEKSTSEKLVIKLSGANRVANKPVVIVEGARTDPVIIKPITQLPIVNSKAVPWNYERVTVTYKGKEVKEEVCETHGLTRSGKCFAPEELRKAKISKDNPVLVKKVVTEEEAEEFLRKMKVQDYSIVEHANICPLSTLNKLKVEDERIHKNSICVRGFDGGGKDSVGDIVLELTIGLVEFTMEFQVLDVAVSYNLLLGRPWIHAAKAVLSTLHQMVKFEWDRQKIIVHGEDNLCVLSDAIIPFIEFEDDKGPWVYQVFDTVSVEKIPKGKCVPTPKVVVASGMVAVEILKNGFVPGKGFGASLQGIVQPVSLPKNLNTFGLGFKNTVADIKRTKKLKQRAWVLPKTIPQLSRSFVRPGTKKRPVTTVPSSMVGPNKELIEKFEKLFDDVNMVEAEEGSSKADV